In a genomic window of Octopus bimaculoides isolate UCB-OBI-ISO-001 chromosome 25, ASM119413v2, whole genome shotgun sequence:
- the LOC106869558 gene encoding putative uncharacterized protein DDB_G0277255, translating to MKWNLLLILFLTRFCCGASALNLTSSGQIVRSYVQSLKEHVPSANISEQPKPQIGSLASRIVNSTRIGMRLSSELYTQLYRQLFQSQLQSQPVQPRGHGAVPETQSGLLASLLEKLTASSKPPNVTEQTTEVGEQPNVSDMNTTQLTNVIEADSLSVRGDSLNQTAPTFDHNNNNKNNITNTVSTVSYNNKHDSNIFKDSNHTDNNCANNTNKNKNNINNNNNNNNNNNISSYNCSSFNFSHINCSDCSHQMLLNNTTRTSTNSSQFCYKVTQYFHTDKIENTQSSFNMSMQLPAKSSVLHLAYVAMNISVNLNATNMWVSLSINEDRTWIIRLTQFYLLFDITSFLQPIISFENSTLLLLRFFSECRLNGGQITPCPEVDYKYNEIWAEFC from the exons ATGAAGTGGAATCTCCTACTGATTCTCTTCCTCACCAGATTTTGTTGCGGTGCCAGTGCTTTGAATCTCACCAGCTCTGGCCAGATTGTGAGATCTTACGTGCAGAGCTTGAAGGAACACGTTCCCTCGGCAAACATCAGTGAACAGCCTAAGCCACAAATCGGTTCTCTTGCAAGTCGGATAGTGAATTCCACAAGGATTGGAATGCGTCTGTCATCAGAACTCTACACGCAGCTTTACAGACAGCTGTTCCAGTCACAACTGCAGTCACAACCTGTGCAGCCACGCGGCCATGGTGCGGTCCCGGAAACGCAAT CTGGACTTTTGGCTTCGCTGTTAGAGAAGTTAACTGCTTCATCAAAACCCCCTAATGTGACAGAACAGACAACCGAAGTTGGAGAGCAACCAAACGTTTCTGATATGAATACAACACAACTAACGAATGTGATAGAAGCAGACAGCTTGTCAGTGAGAGGAGATTCCCTAAACCAAACAGCACCAACTTttgatcacaacaacaataacaaaaacaacatcactaACACTGTCTCTACTGTGTCCTACAACAACAAGCATGATTCCAATATTTTTAAAGACAGCAATCACACAGACAACAACTGTGccaataacaccaacaaaaacaaaaacaatattaataataataataataataataataataataatataagtagttATAATTGTAGTAGTTTTAATTTCTCACATATTAACTGTTCAGACTGTAGTCATCAAATGCTTTTGAACAACACTACCAGAACCTCAACAAACAGTAGCCAATTTTGTTACAAAGTAACGCAGTATTTTCACACAGACAAAATAG AAAATACACAATCCAGCTTCAACATGTCAATGCAGCTTCCAGCCAAGAGCTCTGTCCTCCATCTAGCATATGTTGCTATGAATATATCTGTGAACTTGAATGCCACAAACATGTGGGTATCTCTGTCCATAAACGAAGACAGGACATGGATTATACGCCTCACACAGTTTTACCTCTTGTTTGACATCACTTCATTCCTGCAACCAATCATATCATTTGAAAACTCTACCCTTCTCCTTTTGCGATTTTTCTCTGAGTGTAGACTAAATGGAGGACAAATCACACCTTGCCCAGAAGTGGATTACAAATACAATGAAATCTGGGCAGAATTTTGTTAA